The segment TCTTAAGAGATGCGGGGGCTGCATGCAATTAAGTTAGAATTGCACACTACAGGTTGGGAGATTTGGCTGGATACTCAGGTAAGGGTCCTGTGGCCTTCCCAATCCCCTTCTTCTATGATGGAATGTCAATAGTTAACAAGACCAGATGTTCTGATCTTTTGTCTCACCAAACTTCCAAAGATGGTGACCATTTGGCTTAGAGAATAGTCTTCTATAATATACGTGAAAACTAAATTATGTAAGTGATTGATCACAGCACTCTTATTTGAAGCAAAAGCCAACATGAATCTATAGGGTATCTGCAAACCGACAAAAAGGACAAAGATAACAATATGGGCACAAAGCATTTAAGAACATCTAAAATGAGGACTCTGTTCAAGTGACTAAAGTCGGTTATGTACTCCAGCATTCCCAACGGGCACTATTGTTCATGCTGCAATGAAATCTCAACTATTTTCAGCTCCAGTGTTCTCATAAAAAGGTATGTGTACAACGACTGCCTAAGAATGGACcctataggttcatatatttgaatgtctgGTCACTAATTGATGTACTATTTGAACAGGATTATGTATGAAGGAAGTATCTatcactgggtgtgggcttttgaagtatcaaagctacttctccagtaccatgcctgcaaGACACCATGCTCCCTACCACAATAATGGACTTGAGCCTCTAAAAAGGTAAATAAGGTCAACGAAATGCTTTctcttaagagttgccttgggcttgggtctggtggtggtggtgcatgcttttaatcccagcacttgggaggcagaggcaggcggatttctgagttcgaggccagcctggtctacaaagtgagttccaggacagccagggctacacagagaaaccctgtcttgaaaaataaaaacaaacaaacaaacaaaaaaagagttgccttggtcacagtgcctCTTCACAACAAACTGAGACAGGTACATATATactaaaatgtgtatatataagtatgtacacatgcatactttTTGTAGAATGTCTCAAGATGCTTTTTATAAACTAATGTCCTGCTTAACAAATGCAGCATATTTACAATTTCAATCACAAGGACTTACACATTGTCACACATTGTTCACCAAAGTTTACTATCATTTCTAGAGACAGGACAGTAAGTCAgtgatgcttttgaaaaaaaGGTTTTATTCGTGTATACAAGGAAATAGGTAATAGGAACATacttttaagtttaaaattaatCTTCCATTTTGAAAGGCTCAGTActtgtctctttctcccttctcttaaaTACTTGACTCCAACAAAACAGCAGACAAAAGTTTATTCCCTTACTTTTCTTTAAAGTCATACAGCAACAATTACATTTGTGCCTCAGAATTTAGGTTATCATTCATAGTAAGTTGGATATTTAGTCACAGAATGGTACATGTAAGGACATACACTACAAATACACTGAAGTAAGGGGACAAAATctaaaaagaattaaatttcagGACACTTCTTAGTTTTCTGGTATATACTGACTTGGTGACATAAAAGAATTTTGACTTTAGATGCAGAATAAGATTAAGAGTTAAAGATCATTAGGGACAGTTGTGATATGACCCATTAGTTCCACTAAGTAAGAGTAAGTGGAATCCATGTTTGAAGGAAAGGACTAATACAAGATAGATCAACAAGGCATTTTAAAACTCATGTCCCTGGCAGGTCAGATTGATGTTCAGCCAATTGTTTTAGGTAGCAAGGTGCTGTTCCAGTGCTATATTCCTAAGGCTTAGCCCCTGAGCTGCTTGTTAACTGTTACTTGTCTACTTTATACCAGGGAGCAATCCTGACAGAATAGGATTAAGACTGCAAAAGACTGTGGGTACAAAGGTTCTCTGCTGTCACAATGCATAATGTCCAATGATCTCATGTCCATCTAGTCTAAAAACAGATTCACTTTAGCACATTCTTGGGATACATTTATGAAACACATTTTGTGGTTTAGAAATGTCAAATTGCCTACTTTGACTGTTTTGGACATATTTTACTTTACAAAGGGAAATACAATAGACTAACAAAACTAAAAATGTATTTACTCTGTAACAACtaatattttgaatgtttttataaaaacaatttttcagATACTCTGATTAACTTTTAAGTGACATAAAAAATTTTCAGCACTCTTTAATACCAGTATTTTGCACAATTTTAAGACAGCCATTGAGTTtagcattttaagaaaaaaaaaaaaagagtattaacTCACTAAGAATAGCTTATACACCTAGTGAAATTTAGTTTGTCTTGGATTCTTTAAACAAAATTATACCTAGAATTTTAGATATCCTAATTACCATCCCAACCAAATAAAtaggatatatgtatatgtgtggattCTAGATAAAGGgtaaaatattttgtataaatGTTAAGACCCACTGATTGGACTGTTGAGAATCTGTTTTCCTGGGTTTAGATAAGGAAGACTTCAATAAAGCTAACTATATATTGAGTTCCATTGATTAAAAATGCAGTTCTAAAAATTCTGCTTTTGTGGCAAATGTTTagacaaataataaatataaagtacAATATCGTTAATATTGTACTGTTCAGGTACCTGTTGAGAAGTGAAATTCTTATAGTCAAACTATCAAAATCCTGACCTTTCAAAATAGGTTTATAAAATTCTTTTCTTGAAAATTAGTACTTGTTTTTGAACTCTTAAAATGCCAATTTCAACTAAAAGTCCTTACGGTAAATCTTAAAAGTTATTCCTTTCAACtatttttcaattatttgaaaattattttttatcttttttttttacttgcaaTTATCTTTTCTTTCAACTATATGATGAACACAAAACCAGTTTCTATATAAACATCTAACAAGTTTAACATAAAACTATGCAATCTAATATAACTTTTATAGAAAGTCTGAGTGATTTGTCAAATTTTCTATAGTATTGaaaacttttcagtttcttttaatATTCAAAACCAACAACCCCCTGAGATGAGTTAGCAGAGATGATCAGATTTAAGCACTGCCCGACTTCTTCTGAAGTGATGTACTCTTTTATCctagaaaagacagaaacagtcatTTTAAATCATTGAAAATTCCATATTACCACAACTGGCCTAGGATTATGAGACAACCAATGTGTTGTTTtaactttaaatataataaatgaggaagaggagataATCTTGTAGAACTCTGCAACAATAAATGCACCAACTGGTTAGGGTCTATTAAATGATGAACCTAATAAGGAATCCCTCTGGTGGCTAAGAACACTTATTCTCACAGAGAATATGGGctggatttccagcacccacggtTTAGCTCAGAAACTATTAACATCCTCATCTGGTGCCTGTGGGCATCAGACACATAGGtaatgcagacatacacacaaataaggaTCAGTACATACTGAGAGGGGAGGCATGAGAACACACCAAAACCCTCTTCACACAACAAAAATCTCTAGTATTGTCTTGATTAACAACTTCATCTGACAGAAACCATACTGAGAACAGTATCCTATTTTAATCTGAAATCCTTATTTTTGATTAAAAACTAAATCTTGTATATTTAAGGCTCATCTTTAACCTATAAAGATATTTCATTCCATATGAAGTAAAGgttaagaaaattgaaaatgttttctcAAGAGGACTGGTTCTAGGAATCCTCTCCCCCATGGATATAACCTTAGAGGGTTGCCCAAATCTTATATAAAATGTGTTTGCATATACATTGAAGAGCTTTCTGCATACTTTAAATCTTTCTCATATTACTACCTAACATGAAAATTTTTACTACTTTGAGGGGAATTACAATTTAAAATATCTACATATAATCAGGTAAATTCAAGGATTAAAGattcatagacacagacagaagtctgatatagacaaattattttcttttacactATTATTTACTGAGATGTAGTTATAGGAAAATGAATCCTTAAAAAGGGAAATGGggttaataaaatataatattctttTCTACACAACTAGCTTAATCAGGCCCTTTTCCTGTGGACCAGATTCTGTTGTATATGAAAGAGTGATTTTTATGTGGCTAGAAGAGACTCATCGGTAAATTACCtggtgtgcaagcatgaagacatgATTCAGATCCCTAGTGCTCTATAAAATTGAGGTAATTGAGGTATACTATGTCATAGTCCTCAggagtgaggcagagacaggcaaattgcTATAGCACATAGGTCAGTCagcctagccaaatggatgagcTCTAGATTCAATGCTCAAAATATGTTAACCAAGCAGTTCTTTTGTTCTCTTTAGTCCAAGAACTATAAATTACATTCTGTTTTCAAATTTCTCTTTTACCATGTGGTCAAAAGTTATTATTTTCTTATCTGTCAACTCTCACAAACCCTTTATATTACTTGTGTAGGCCTGAGGTCAACATCTGGAGTCTTTCTGATTGCTTTCTACCTTTTTTCATTGCACCCAGAGATTACTGATATGGCTACATAGTTTGCTTAggatcctgtctttgcctcctgaagaCTGGAATTCTAAGGGTACTAAACCCACCTGACATTTATGTGATTCTATGTTCAAATTCACATTTGCTCAGTAAGTGCTTTATTCACTAAGCCATGTGCCCAATGGCTTATGACCCGTTTAActtctcaagtttttttttttttttttttccctaaagacaAATTATTTACTTTAAGATTTACATCACATCAAACACATTACTGGGTAAAACTCAAATCACCATGATTATAATAAACACTTCAAACAACTGGTTTAGAAAATATGTACACTATAGGAAAAAGTAATTTTTCAATGTTAACACGCCCCCCCTTTACTATACATACTATTCTTTTCCTACCTTGAAGTAGTCATCTTGAGTAACAAGAGAGTTTCTCAGTCTGTTCTCAGGGTTAAACAGACAAGAGACCACTGTCTGTATGCTTCGGTCCACAGACTTctacaaatttaaaatttaaagacaatAATTTTATTAACTGCAAATGACTTTTTGAAAGTATGCTAAGCATATCCCACTATTTTTAGGAAATTCTTTCATAATGTTGAactcttgtgatttttttattatttctcctaAGAACActggttttttaaaaagctgaatttATTCTATTACAGAAGTCAGCTTTaatgtttcaaagaaaaaaagtattcagAATGAAATGTTATAATTGTATAAGCTACTTTAATCTACATTCacacattgtatgtatgtatgtatgtatttatgtatgtatatgtgtgaagcTGATTCGTTTTTTGGAAACAGACTTAAGTAACCCTGGGCTTgcctcaaatttgctatgtagccaaggctgattttgaacttatTTTTCTACCTCTCTAAAGTTGTACATCACTATACCaccttatttttcaaattttaagaaTGTGGAACTGTGGATCAAATCAGGTGATATATTACCTTATTGTtcagtagttttgtttttttttttgtttttcactaaCACAGATGAGAAATGTGTCCAATGAAATTTTCCATTATACACATTCCCAGCCTATCAACACCTTAATTCAACCATATGAATTAGAATTTGGAAGTGAGAATATGTTCAAtacaaaataatcatttttaaaaagccagtgtTGTAGAATACCACAAATGATATGTATTACTATTTAgctaaataaaaactataaattcACACTAATTGTAGAAACCTGGTCACTGGATTCTGCTAAATCATACTAAATGACAATACATAAGAAAAAACATAATCAAAAAAGAAGATAAGAGAAGGGAATCAAAACCACTCAAAGTTTGGAGTGTCATTATTTTGTACATTAATTGCAGAGTTAATAAGTTTCCTAAGCATTGCAGGttgactttcatttttaaatttgggtAAACAGATCTACTTATCAAAGAACCATTagtaataaacataaataaaaatataaaaatcagtaaaCAAAATTAGATGTTTGCCTTTTGCGGGCCATTTCCAGAAGCTGGAGCAGCATCATGAACTGAACATTCATTGGGCAAAATATCAGCTCCTGGATCAACTTCACTGCAGTGGTAGTTAACAGTTGTATAAGCCTATATTAAAATGATGAAAAAGTATAAGTAAAGAGAACCATACATTTTAAGTCATCTGTTTTTCAAAATGTTAAGCTATTTAAAAAACGATTTTAAACTGAAAGGCTAAAAGTaagtcttatttttaaatgtcctcTGCCAACACTATCAGAATCAGGATTCTAAGAAAAGTATAATATACAGTAACAGAGTATGGgagaattttcttgattgtttttaaaatatccaatcttcATGAAAGTTAACAAAAGCTTTGGTGTTTACAGTTAGTagcttcctttattccttttatAAAGTATTATTAATGGTAAAATTGTCTTGCTCCTATACATTTTCTCTAAATAGCACAGTTAGAGGCAGATTCTAGGAAGAACCAATGCTAATTCTGAATCTAATATTAAAACTACTTTTTGTGGATTATATATCATGCCAACAAGTAACCAAATACATGAAGCAGCCACTAAGCCTGGGCATACAAAAATAATGTGGAAAAAAAAGCAgtttctctctcatgtgtgtatgtaatcgAGGTAACAAGAAAGTAAAATATGTACTataaaatgcaattaaaatataaatgtatacaatatGGCAAAGAAAACACTGTAAGTCTAATAAGAGTATGCTCAGCTAATTCATTTTACCGGAGGTATAACATAACTCCTCTGCTCTCCAGCAGGCCACTGCGGTGGCATcttaagaaaaggaaacaaagattaCTTAATCACACGTTTTCATGAAAGAGGCAATAAGACAATGTGAAAGTACTCGTGCTGActcaatttcttttaaaacagaacTAAAGGTAGATACGTTTATGCTTCTGATATCTGTGTACTTCTCATTTCTTCTATATATAAACCTCACATTTTCTCAGAAGTTAGCATTTAGGAAAATAATAAGACAGTGGCTTTTGGAAATTATCACTAGCTATAGCCATGGGTCATAAATATGGTCACATCTATTGGAAGAAATTTATGGGACTACTATTTCACAGCATCCATCACAATTAAACACTATCAGACTCTGGATGCTCTTAAGAACtgggtaatatttttattttaacctaccctataaaaatttataaaaatcagCCTGGATTTTTCAGGTATTTGAAAGCAGTGAAAGAATGCATGctgaaataataacaaaaaatactGAATCTTTGTAAACAGTCTGAACAAAACTTTTCTTTATCAAAATAATATTGATGCCTGAATTATAGATTACTTctactttccttttattttaaatcGATACTATGTGgcaattttatataaatacagaCTATACTAATAtcccaaattatttttctttcccctaAGTTATCTGATAATTAAAATCCCTCCCTttagggctcagggaaccctgggGAAGAAGAAGCAGATAGTGTGTAAGAAttggaggggatggaggacaccaagaaaacaagtccttctaaatcaacatgatcagAGCTCACATGAATTCACAGGGATGGATGCAGCATACACGGGGCCTGCACAAACATGCACTAGGTTCTATGCATAGGCAGACATTATGGCTTCcaatttagtatttttatgagaTTTATGAGTTTGTGaatgaatctctaatttttgtaccttctcttgggcttttttccttccatttgttttgtttaattctgatgcattagtttttgttttgattttattatcCCTTACATAGTAGTGTAAGCAAgcccaattaagtgctttcttttataagaattgctgtggccattgtgtttcttcacagcaatagagcactAAGACACCTTAGAAACCTGTTTATAAGGAGGTGAGAATGGGATGGAAGTGGGGGGTTGGGAGGACTACAagaaggggaaaccataatcaggatgtgtgagaaaaaaaatttcaataaaagaaaaaatacctGGTAGTTATAAACAGGCAGCTGATATCCAGTGATGACCTGAACTGGTGAACTTGGATAAGGAGGATATGCCTAAGAATAAAgtacacagaaaaaaagaattatatatttGAGAAAGTAAATCAattcacaataaaacaaaaatacgtattttttctttttatatatacacatatatagtagcAATACTTTAACTAGAAATATAGGTGCCAAATAAATGACTGGTTTTATAAAAAAGTATTTCTTGTCAAATGATAACCTATTaggcaggcaggaagaaaagacaatgttAATGTCTGCCTTTTTCCAAGCCAATAACTCCCTTAGGAGGTCATCGTACATTGATTATCTAGTTCTAGTAGTGGAGTTAAATTAGTGTATCTTGTTTCTTTATAAAAACACTTTTGCACAGTATTATTATTAACAGCAACATTAGCAGATAATCTCTAAAATTCCTCTGGTATTTatgattttcttctgtatttaatTTCTAAAAGTTAAGGGGATTACAATCTGAAACTAGAAAAAAGGATAAATCAGTGTTTCCTATACTTGTATTTATTGAATAAAAGCAAGTAGGTCACATGCACACCTTGTATCAGTTAGGAATAAATAGGGATTTTCTTCTAAGTCATACTAACAGCCAGAAAAGTAAGATAAGATACTGTCTatattccacacatataaatatataagatttTACTAGTTTTCTTTTCTGGCAAAAGTCTCTCAAATTGAAAAAGTAAAATGTACCAATATGCATAGCAAGCATGAAAATTTAAGTGTCAACCAATTTCAGACAAAttatgatttatatattttttaaaaataccctaTCAATTCTAGAACCGAAATAAACCCAGATGTCAACAACTTACATGAGGAAGCATTTGGAAAGCACTGCAAGTACAACATAGATTAAGTGATGGGCTTTGGGAAGGCATCAACTAAGAGAACTTACAAAACTGTTTTCTAatacttaaaaacattttcaaatttaaaaacttttttacaaaaaagaaaaatagtcctTCTCTATTTTTTTATGTATCTTAATGTGGCTACCAAGGTTCTAGGATAATGGCTTATAAACTACAGAGAAGTGATTTCAGCTTAGCATAAACAGCGCTAAGAATGACAGTAATAACAAAATCCTAATACTTGAAGTATTCCAATAAAGAATGGAGTGTGTTATCACTTAACATCCCAACTGTGCATAAATTTCAGAGCTTAAAAAGACTATTgaatataagaataaaaatacagGCAGCTTTTACCTGAACATACTGAGTGATAGGATTCATCATGGTTGGAGGCTGCATGTAAGTCTCAGCATTTGGACTACTCCAAACACTCTGGAactgtggtggaggaggaggattaAAAATCAAAGGACGTGGCTGCACATGATAAGTACCTTTAAAAAAGTACAAAGAACAAAAGTTACATTGCGTTCTCTGAAAACCTAGGCAGATTCATCAAGAAAACTTCTGGTTTTACTCACATAAATTTTGTTTCCTGATTGCAGGGCCCAGTTTCAGCTTTTTACCATGGAAATTTATCTGTGACTAAAAATAACACACGATAATTTTAATCTTTCATTTCCAAGAGTTTGGCAAACACTATTGTGCTCAGCCTTACTTTAACCAAAGTGTCACAATGCATCAAATCCCTTTTCTAATCTGATAAAGCTAGAGGCCTCCAAGCAAGCATGTTCTGACAAGTTACATAAAATTACAGTTTGATCTTAAACAGAAAGGAAGCctattttctctgtattttatgtaAGATTGAATATCCAGGACTTACTCAACACGAAAGCATTGCTAAAGAAGAGTTTTACCAAAGACTGTTACTTACTTCTACTATCTTCTGCACATCCACGTCATTATAAAATGAGACAAATCCATAgctagaaaaacaaatgaaatataaaatcataACCATAGTAAATCCTATATTAACAGAAAATGATAATGAAAGATCAATATATTGTGATAAAAATACTGAAACACAGAGAACAGATCCTCTATAATACCACTGCTGTTTTCTTAGTAATGTCAGAATGTAGTAATATTaacattcattaaaaaatgtttattacttAAGGCAAGACAGCTACAATTTAAGATAGTGTGGAATGTGCCAAGAAATAACTATTTAATAATCCATTTGTGCAAAATAGAAAATACTGAAATACAAGTACTAGCAAaagaacttattttaaaaaaaaattcctttgtcCATAAATTATTAAAGGCAACAATTTCAGTAGTTTGCATGCTCATTTTAAGTCTTGTCTGGCATCTCTCTGGCATACTTAGTTCTATAAACAGTAGCTTACATCACCTATGTTTACATACCCCTTCGACACACCAGTTCGATCAGTGATTATCTTCACTTCTTTTACTGAGCCATATCTGGCAAAGAAACTCCTGATTTCGGTTTCATCCATCTATGgaaaagaattaaatttcaagagtAAAAATTAAGCATTCAAAACTTCCAATTGTAAAAAAGATATTTGATTATGTTAAAGTCAATCCCTAGTATTTGCAAACTATTCCATTTTGCTGagtgtatttttaatttctatgtaTTAAAACCAAACCTGCATAAAATTTGGAGCAGAAAATCCTTTTAGGTCTACACATCAGCTCCCAATGTCCATAacactttaaatatttaaatttattgagCTAGTTCTCAACTATGTTGCCCAAGCTCCTCTTGAAACTCCTGGGCTCAAGCACTCCTCCCACCTCTTCCCACCCCAACACCAACATGAAATTGTGGCTTCAGAATTTCATTTAAAGTTTGAATGAAATATGAATACAATACCCTAACATCAATTCCTCCAACAAAAACGGTGTTTGGCATGATTTTGCCTTCTGGCAAAACATATCCTTGACTTGTGGTTGCTGATGAAGACTGAGTGCTGGCCTCCCTGGAGACAGCTGAATTTGGAGCCTCAGAAGTTGTGGCAGACTGAAATTTGGAGAATagacaatttaaaatatatatatgcacacacatgtatatataaacatgacAAATTATGTAAAACACTTCGTTTGTATTTCACCTAAATTAGCTAGCAATAGTGTAGTTTAGCTTCAGGACTTAAAGCAATtagagaactggcatagaaattAAAAAGGTAGTACTTTCAGAAATATCCTTCTTACTGTtacctctgaaactgaaagcaaaCCCCACTATGGTtatggtatcttttcacagcaacagaacactaagacaacacatttttaaaacatgtgtaagttttttgtctgcttgtatgtatgtgcaccatgtgtgtgctagtgcctacagaagccagagggagctggatctcctggaactgaaattacaacTGTGAACTATCATAAGGGTCCTCTATAAGAGTAGCAAAAGTGCTGTTAACAACTGATTCATCTCTCTGCCCCATTCATGTCACCTTTTACACTATATTGTGAAAAAATGCCAACTTTACAGTTTATGAAAAGATTTTATTTGATGAACTTGGTGAAAAGTTCTGATCTGTGAAGACTAAAACCATTGTGGAACTACTACTAAATTTCCATTTTACTGAGTGTCTTAAATCAAAAGCATAGTAAGAACCCAAAGTAAACAACACAGCTGTTCAATaccccaaacaaaaaaaagtattaaacTCTTACATTTTTCCTTGCCTTtctattattaaattaatataaattcTATAACCTTAACATGCCCATGTTAATGTGAT is part of the Mus musculus strain C57BL/6J chromosome 17, GRCm38.p6 C57BL/6J genome and harbors:
- the Dazl gene encoding deleted in azoospermia-like isoform 2 (isoform 2 is encoded by transcript variant 2) translates to MSATTSEAPNSAVSREASTQSSSATTSQGYVLPEGKIMPNTVFVGGIDVRMDETEIRSFFARYGSVKEVKIITDRTGVSKGYGFVSFYNDVDVQKIVESQINFHGKKLKLGPAIRKQNLCTYHVQPRPLIFNPPPPPQFQSVWSSPNAETYMQPPTMMNPITQYVQAYPPYPSSPVQVITGYQLPVYNYQAYTTVNYHCSEVDPGADILPNECSVHDAAPASGNGPQKKSVDRSIQTVVSCLFNPENRLRNSLVTQDDYFKDKRVHHFRRSRAVLKSDHLC
- the Dazl gene encoding deleted in azoospermia-like isoform 1 (isoform 1 is encoded by transcript variant 1), translated to MSATTSEAPNSAVSREASTQSSSATTSQGYVLPEGKIMPNTVFVGGIDVRMDETEIRSFFARYGSVKEVKIITDRTGVSKGYGFVSFYNDVDVQKIVESQINFHGKKLKLGPAIRKQNLCTYHVQPRPLIFNPPPPPQFQSVWSSPNAETYMQPPTMMNPITQYVQAYPPYPSSPVQVITGYQLPVYNYQMPPQWPAGEQRSYVIPPAYTTVNYHCSEVDPGADILPNECSVHDAAPASGNGPQKKSVDRSIQTVVSCLFNPENRLRNSLVTQDDYFKDKRVHHFRRSRAVLKSDHLC
- the Dazl gene encoding deleted in azoospermia-like isoform X1, producing the protein MAGSPGDLGQPRGGPRARPGRHVTALSRLWAAVPVGAGLRRGLPRPSPHPAAQLLRTSARASGSERRSAGASARWRLGWPRRVLRPGGLAAAWKGPGGRGYREAEGGPCRLSATTSEAPNSAVSREASTQSSSATTSQGYVLPEGKIMPNTVFVGGIDVRMDETEIRSFFARYGSVKEVKIITDRTGVSKGYGFVSFYNDVDVQKIVESQINFHGKKLKLGPAIRKQNLCTYHVQPRPLIFNPPPPPQFQSVWSSPNAETYMQPPTMMNPITQYVQAYPPYPSSPVQVITGYQLPVYNYQMPPQWPAGEQRSYVIPPAYTTVNYHCSEVDPGADILPNECSVHDAAPASGNGPQKKSVDRSIQTVVSCLFNPENRLRNSLVTQDDYFKDKRVHHFRRSRAVLKSDHLC